In one Stenotrophomonas maltophilia genomic region, the following are encoded:
- the pilV gene encoding type IV pilus modification protein PilV, with protein MRTPRFRSPRQAQGGFSLIEVLIAILVLGVGLLGFALLQTMNVRFVQSANYRTQATNLTYEMLDQLRMNRSMAPSYVGDYTATTAAKNCLPPVGNDIGKDAFTLDWTCRLGKALGDGATAKVARAGTQYTVSVTWGDERWNADASDTTFSAGSRL; from the coding sequence GTGAGAACGCCGCGTTTCCGTTCCCCGCGCCAAGCGCAGGGCGGCTTCAGCCTGATCGAGGTATTGATCGCGATCCTGGTGCTGGGGGTCGGTTTGCTGGGTTTCGCACTGCTGCAGACGATGAACGTGCGCTTCGTGCAGAGCGCCAACTATCGCACCCAGGCGACCAACCTGACCTACGAAATGCTTGATCAGCTGCGGATGAACCGCTCGATGGCTCCGTCCTATGTGGGCGACTACACCGCGACCACCGCGGCCAAGAACTGCCTGCCACCGGTCGGCAACGACATCGGCAAGGACGCGTTCACCCTGGACTGGACCTGCCGTCTCGGCAAGGCGCTGGGGGATGGGGCCACGGCCAAGGTCGCACGTGCCGGCACCCAGTACACGGTCAGCGTGACGTGGGGTGACGAGCGCTGGAACGCTGACGCCAGCGATACCACCTTCAGTGCCGGGAGCCGCCTGTGA
- a CDS encoding pilus assembly PilX family protein encodes MHPRPRTPSFASHRQQRGAVLYVALIMLILLALIGIAGMQVTGMQERMAANYLRSNQAFQNAEADVRSQEAAIQAVIDSGKIFEANQEECSPVFDPATWADGKTTATAINTRRLDKCVPVGPLGLGRRKNEETENIYQITVLASDDPANPSSSAVIDTIFIP; translated from the coding sequence ATGCATCCGCGCCCGCGCACCCCCTCCTTCGCATCGCACCGCCAACAGCGCGGCGCGGTGCTGTATGTCGCCCTGATCATGTTGATCCTGCTGGCCCTGATCGGCATCGCCGGCATGCAGGTGACCGGCATGCAGGAACGCATGGCCGCCAACTACCTGCGCTCGAACCAGGCGTTCCAGAACGCCGAGGCCGATGTACGTTCGCAGGAAGCGGCGATCCAGGCGGTCATCGACAGCGGCAAGATCTTCGAGGCCAACCAGGAAGAGTGCAGCCCGGTGTTCGACCCGGCGACCTGGGCCGATGGCAAGACCACGGCAACGGCGATCAATACCCGCCGCCTGGACAAATGCGTGCCGGTCGGGCCGCTGGGCCTGGGGCGGCGCAAGAACGAAGAGACCGAGAACATCTACCAGATCACCGTGTTGGCCAGTGACGATCCGGCCAATCCTTCTTCCAGCGCCGTCATCGACACGATCTTCATTCCATGA
- a CDS encoding PilW family protein, with translation MRAPSPARRMAGLSMVELMIALTIGVIVMLGVVQVFAASRAAYQLSDGLARVQENSRFAMDTLQRELRMAGHFGCVNDQARQSPDGVSLFTTFAATPHPALDFQRSIQGYEATDTAPGDAVTLPATPATGGTAYTPALPDEFAAALPNRVNGSDIVALRYLMPDGVPVTASGGTVAQPVFSFDKARLAVLQSGVADSGLYGAADCASATVFQARSIDKAGGTITFGDAPNNASNFIRPVTAGQAMLHRAESAVYYVGYDAASARSSLYRVRFNATPNGALVAGAPEALVEGVENMQLLYGQDRRLTSAYPTGFIDRQGTAATVQASANPNINAWRRVGAVQMGLVMASPDPSAAPQADQNAVLTSMGVTFTAPEDGRMRAVYQTTIALRNRLFGN, from the coding sequence ATGCGCGCGCCTTCCCCGGCCCGGCGCATGGCCGGCCTGTCCATGGTCGAACTGATGATCGCGCTGACCATCGGCGTGATCGTCATGCTCGGTGTCGTCCAGGTGTTCGCGGCCTCGCGTGCTGCCTATCAGCTGTCCGATGGCCTGGCGCGCGTGCAGGAGAACAGTCGCTTCGCCATGGATACCCTGCAGCGCGAACTGCGCATGGCAGGTCATTTCGGCTGCGTCAACGATCAGGCCCGGCAGTCGCCGGATGGCGTCTCGCTGTTTACGACGTTCGCGGCCACGCCTCATCCGGCGCTGGACTTCCAGCGATCCATCCAGGGCTACGAGGCGACCGATACGGCGCCCGGCGATGCGGTGACGCTGCCGGCCACTCCGGCGACGGGCGGCACCGCCTACACACCCGCATTGCCCGATGAATTCGCTGCGGCGCTGCCCAACCGCGTCAATGGCAGCGACATCGTCGCCCTGCGATACCTGATGCCGGACGGCGTGCCGGTCACGGCTTCCGGCGGTACCGTCGCGCAGCCGGTTTTCAGTTTCGACAAGGCGCGACTCGCCGTGCTGCAGAGTGGCGTTGCCGATTCCGGGCTGTACGGCGCTGCCGACTGCGCCAGCGCCACCGTTTTCCAGGCGCGCAGCATCGACAAGGCAGGGGGCACGATCACCTTCGGCGATGCACCGAACAATGCGAGCAACTTCATCCGTCCGGTGACCGCAGGCCAGGCGATGCTGCATCGTGCGGAAAGCGCTGTGTACTACGTGGGCTACGACGCTGCCAGCGCACGTTCCTCACTGTACCGTGTGCGTTTCAACGCCACGCCCAACGGTGCGCTGGTCGCCGGCGCGCCGGAGGCCCTGGTGGAGGGTGTGGAGAACATGCAGCTGCTGTACGGCCAGGATCGTCGCCTGACCAGTGCCTACCCGACCGGCTTCATTGATCGCCAGGGTACCGCTGCCACCGTGCAGGCATCGGCCAATCCCAACATCAACGCCTGGCGGCGCGTGGGCGCCGTGCAGATGGGCCTGGTGATGGCCAGTCCCGATCCCTCGGCAGCCCCTCAGGCCGACCAGAATGCGGTACTGACCTCGATGGGCGTGACGTTCACCGCGCCCGAGGACGGCCGCATGCGCGCCGTTTACCAGACCACCATCGCCCTCCGCAATCGCCTCTTCGGCAACTGA
- a CDS encoding GspH/FimT family pseudopilin codes for MSLRRQNGFTLVELMITVVVLGVLATIAFPSFQSTIRSNRIATTSNDLIASMALARSEAVKNRRGGGVCASAGGTSCDGDSWTDGWLVWADSNGDGALSAGETVLRYSPGRSALVAVGTPDLSVSFDPRGRNRANATLDLTLRPDNCGKQPLQRTLRLSPTGQVRLLKEDCK; via the coding sequence ATGTCTTTGCGCCGGCAGAACGGCTTCACGCTGGTTGAGTTGATGATCACGGTGGTCGTGCTGGGCGTGCTGGCGACGATCGCGTTTCCGAGCTTCCAGAGCACCATCCGCTCCAACCGCATCGCCACCACCAGCAATGACCTCATCGCGTCGATGGCGCTGGCCCGCAGTGAAGCGGTCAAGAACCGCAGGGGTGGCGGCGTGTGTGCCTCTGCCGGAGGCACGTCCTGTGATGGCGACAGCTGGACCGATGGCTGGCTGGTCTGGGCCGACAGCAACGGCGACGGTGCGCTCAGTGCCGGCGAAACCGTCCTGCGCTACAGCCCCGGGCGTTCGGCGCTGGTCGCCGTCGGTACGCCCGACCTGTCGGTGAGTTTCGACCCGCGGGGCCGCAATCGCGCCAATGCCACGCTCGACCTGACGCTGCGCCCGGACAACTGTGGCAAGCAGCCGCTGCAGCGCACGCTGCGCCTGTCCCCGACCGGTCAGGTGCGTCTGTTGAAGGAGGACTGCAAGTGA
- a CDS encoding TonB-dependent receptor, protein MTHPLRMSKLTLGLVAALAAAPAFAQSTSAGVGGQVVSAAGQPVAGAEVTITHTESGTVSRATTDASGRYNARGLRVGGPYTITITKPGEGTKTEEGVYLNLNQVNTVNANLTGDVAATNLDAVNVVATAGGLDIFSATKMGTGSNVTRETMDALPSANRNIQDYIRLDPRISQVSKADGAISAGGQNTRYNAIRIDGISASDPFGLGSNNLPTERQPVSMDAIQEINIDLANYDTTIAGGTGAVINAVTKSGTNEFHGTVYGSYRDKDMVREELRGEKFNGFEDEKTYGMTFGGPIVKDKLFFFSNYEKYERSAAGISLSDTPIGKGTITQQQITDVQNFLGGLGYDPGSLTAPNSKTEIEEYAVKLDWNINENHRAALRYNKMEQNVVRFPQVSTSAISLSNFWYQQPTEYETWMGELFSDWSENFSTEFKVSHKDYSANRVPLVDMPQIRIRSGNDSLYVGTEQNTHVNIVESKELSAFGAGTWYIGDHTVKFGFDYSKNDLMNFYGRNLNGVYEFNSVEDFLNGRIARYQLRAPRAGGSRSDIPADFTLKNTGVFVQDTWAINYNLSLMFGVRVDMPDFSSQRLYNPRIEQLYGFNNTQLVDKNLVQPRVGFNYTFDSERPTQLRGGVGLFGGAAPNVWLAGAYQNTGLNYIEYDERNLTSGFTPDGNNPYIPAGGPAAARQNVDIIAPGTRLPSVWKANLAFDHELPWYGIVASAEVLMTKVKDGIYFDRLDVSAPTAYGQDGRAIYWDANGRNPANSRMSGGTNFGMTTGTNRATDRANRPSDIGDVLVMRNTDKGRGTQATFSLAKPLTENWGWSLGYTYTKSKEVSPLTSSQNTSNWNNTLIFNANEDVAYDSRYAIKDRVTGTLEWKHNFFGDNATRVGLFYEGRSGRPYSYIFYNDANGDGATTNDLFYVPSGPGDVLFGTVVGGRFVQSAQMEQDFFNWLAQNPELDAYRGSVVPANSHRAKWINTFDVRISQEFPGFVKSHKGEIALDIMNVGNLLNKKWGLIDDYGFYATRRVANYAGIDPATGKYVYSFTGSTDNPAIQENNNDKGNTAVSRWSMQLTLKYKF, encoded by the coding sequence ATGACCCACCCACTCCGGATGTCCAAGCTCACCCTTGGTCTCGTGGCCGCACTTGCTGCCGCTCCCGCCTTCGCCCAGAGCACCTCTGCAGGTGTCGGCGGCCAGGTCGTGTCCGCCGCTGGCCAGCCTGTCGCCGGTGCTGAAGTCACCATCACCCACACCGAGTCGGGCACCGTTTCGCGCGCCACGACCGATGCGTCGGGTCGTTACAACGCGCGCGGCCTGCGCGTGGGTGGTCCGTACACCATCACCATCACCAAGCCGGGTGAAGGCACCAAGACCGAAGAGGGTGTCTACCTGAACCTGAACCAGGTCAACACCGTCAATGCCAACCTGACCGGCGACGTGGCGGCCACCAACCTGGACGCCGTGAATGTTGTCGCCACCGCGGGCGGCCTGGACATCTTCAGCGCCACCAAGATGGGTACCGGCTCGAACGTGACCCGCGAAACGATGGACGCGCTGCCGTCGGCCAACCGCAACATCCAGGACTACATCCGCCTGGACCCGCGCATCTCGCAGGTCAGCAAGGCTGACGGCGCGATCTCGGCTGGCGGTCAGAACACCCGTTACAACGCGATCCGTATCGACGGCATCAGTGCCTCCGATCCGTTCGGCCTGGGCTCCAACAACCTGCCGACCGAGCGTCAGCCGGTGTCGATGGATGCCATCCAGGAAATCAACATCGATCTCGCGAACTACGACACCACCATCGCCGGTGGTACCGGTGCGGTGATCAATGCCGTGACCAAGTCGGGTACCAACGAGTTCCATGGCACTGTCTACGGTTCCTACCGCGACAAGGACATGGTCCGCGAGGAACTGCGTGGCGAGAAGTTCAACGGCTTCGAGGACGAGAAGACCTACGGCATGACCTTCGGCGGCCCGATCGTCAAGGACAAGCTGTTCTTCTTCAGCAACTACGAGAAGTACGAGCGTTCGGCCGCTGGCATCAGCCTGAGCGACACCCCGATCGGCAAGGGCACCATCACCCAGCAGCAGATCACCGACGTCCAGAATTTCCTGGGTGGACTCGGCTATGACCCGGGCAGCCTGACGGCACCGAACAGCAAGACCGAAATCGAAGAGTACGCGGTCAAGCTGGACTGGAACATCAATGAAAACCACCGTGCGGCCCTGCGCTACAACAAGATGGAGCAGAACGTCGTCCGCTTCCCGCAGGTCAGCACCAGTGCGATCTCGCTGAGCAACTTCTGGTACCAGCAGCCGACCGAATACGAAACCTGGATGGGCGAACTGTTCAGCGACTGGTCCGAGAACTTCTCGACCGAGTTCAAGGTCTCGCACAAGGATTACTCGGCCAACCGCGTTCCGCTGGTCGACATGCCGCAGATCCGCATCCGTTCGGGTAACGACTCGCTGTACGTCGGTACCGAGCAGAACACGCACGTCAACATCGTGGAATCGAAGGAACTGAGCGCCTTCGGTGCCGGTACCTGGTACATCGGCGATCACACCGTCAAGTTCGGCTTCGATTACTCGAAGAACGACCTGATGAACTTCTACGGCCGCAACCTCAACGGCGTCTACGAGTTCAACAGCGTCGAGGACTTCCTGAACGGTCGCATCGCGCGCTACCAGCTGCGTGCCCCGCGCGCCGGCGGCAGCCGCAGTGATATCCCGGCAGACTTCACCCTGAAGAACACCGGTGTGTTCGTCCAGGATACCTGGGCCATCAACTACAACCTGAGCCTGATGTTCGGTGTCCGCGTCGACATGCCTGACTTCAGCAGCCAGCGCCTGTACAACCCGCGCATCGAGCAGCTGTACGGCTTCAACAACACCCAGCTGGTCGACAAGAACCTGGTGCAGCCGCGCGTCGGCTTCAACTACACCTTCGACAGCGAGCGCCCGACCCAGCTGCGTGGTGGCGTGGGCCTGTTCGGTGGCGCTGCCCCGAACGTGTGGCTGGCGGGTGCCTACCAGAACACCGGCCTGAACTACATCGAGTACGATGAGCGCAACCTGACCAGCGGCTTCACCCCGGACGGCAACAATCCGTACATTCCGGCTGGTGGCCCCGCAGCTGCGCGCCAGAACGTCGACATCATCGCCCCGGGCACCCGCCTGCCGTCGGTGTGGAAGGCCAACCTGGCGTTCGACCATGAGCTGCCGTGGTACGGCATCGTGGCGTCGGCCGAAGTGCTGATGACCAAGGTCAAGGACGGCATCTACTTCGACCGTCTCGACGTTTCGGCGCCGACCGCTTACGGCCAGGACGGTCGTGCGATCTACTGGGATGCGAATGGCCGTAATCCGGCGAACAGCCGCATGTCGGGTGGCACCAACTTCGGCATGACCACCGGCACCAACCGTGCCACCGACCGTGCCAACCGTCCGAGCGACATCGGCGACGTGCTGGTCATGCGCAACACCGACAAGGGTCGTGGTACCCAGGCCACCTTCTCGCTGGCCAAGCCGCTGACCGAGAACTGGGGCTGGTCGCTGGGTTACACCTATACCAAGTCCAAGGAAGTCAGTCCGCTGACCAGCTCGCAGAACACCTCGAACTGGAACAACACGCTGATCTTCAATGCCAACGAAGACGTGGCCTACGACTCGCGTTACGCGATCAAGGACCGCGTCACCGGCACCCTGGAGTGGAAGCACAACTTCTTCGGTGACAACGCCACCCGCGTCGGCCTGTTCTACGAAGGTCGTTCGGGCCGTCCGTACAGCTACATCTTCTACAACGATGCCAACGGCGACGGTGCTACCACCAACGATCTGTTCTATGTGCCGAGCGGCCCGGGTGACGTGCTGTTCGGTACGGTGGTCGGCGGTCGCTTCGTGCAGAGCGCGCAGATGGAGCAGGACTTCTTCAACTGGCTGGCGCAGAATCCGGAGCTCGATGCCTACCGTGGCAGCGTGGTCCCGGCCAATTCGCACCGTGCCAAGTGGATCAACACCTTCGACGTCCGCATCAGCCAGGAGTTCCCGGGCTTCGTGAAGAGCCACAAGGGTGAGATCGCGCTGGACATCATGAATGTCGGCAACCTGCTGAACAAGAAGTGGGGCCTGATCGACGACTACGGCTTCTACGCTACCCGTCGCGTCGCCAACTACGCGGGTATCGACCCGGCGACCGGCAAGTACGTGTACTCGTTCACCGGTTCCACCGACAACCCCGCGATCCAGGAAAACAACAACGACAAGGGCAACACTGCCGTGTCGCGCTGGTCGATGCAGCTGACCCTGAAGTACAAGTTCTGA
- the ppnN gene encoding nucleotide 5'-monophosphate nucleosidase PpnN: MTTNEKAARALPVQDARIYPRGGLDVLSRAEVARLRDASGGGMHELLRRCALAVLTSGSASDDPRAARDLYPDFDIQVAQQDRGVRIDLVNAPAMAFVDGEIIRGVAELLFAVVRDLAYMAIEMGPAYAAELESSEGITNAVFGLLRNARILNPGDPNLVVCWGGHSISRDEYLYTKQVGYELGLRGLDICTGCGPGAMKGPMKGATIAHAKQRKTVTRYIGLTEPGIIAAESPNPIVNHLVIMPDIEKRLEAFVRIGHGIIVFAGGVGTAEEILYLLGILLRDENKDLPFPLILTGPTVAAPYFEQIDRFIRLTLGDAAAERYEIIIGDPVAVARKMSAGIKRVREHRLAQKDSFFFNWSIEIPWEYQQPFVPTHEAMAALDLHHGRAPHALAADLRRAFSGIVAGNVKEDGMRRIEQFGPFQIHGDPDMMQALDALLRAFVEQRRMKISGEYQPCYQVLA, translated from the coding sequence ATGACCACGAATGAAAAGGCAGCCCGTGCGCTGCCGGTGCAGGACGCGCGGATCTACCCGCGCGGTGGGCTGGATGTGCTGTCGCGGGCAGAAGTGGCGCGCCTGCGCGACGCCTCCGGCGGCGGCATGCACGAGCTGCTGCGCCGCTGCGCGCTGGCCGTGCTGACCAGCGGCAGCGCATCGGATGATCCGCGCGCGGCGCGCGATCTCTATCCCGACTTCGACATCCAGGTCGCGCAGCAGGATCGTGGCGTGCGCATCGACCTGGTCAATGCGCCGGCGATGGCCTTCGTCGATGGCGAAATCATCCGCGGCGTGGCCGAGCTGCTGTTTGCGGTGGTCCGCGACCTCGCCTACATGGCCATCGAAATGGGCCCGGCCTACGCGGCCGAACTGGAATCCTCCGAAGGCATCACCAACGCGGTGTTCGGCCTGCTGCGCAACGCCCGCATCCTCAACCCCGGTGACCCGAACCTGGTGGTCTGCTGGGGCGGTCACTCGATCTCGCGCGATGAATACCTGTACACCAAGCAGGTAGGCTACGAGCTGGGCCTGCGCGGCCTGGACATCTGCACCGGTTGCGGACCGGGTGCGATGAAGGGCCCGATGAAGGGGGCCACGATCGCCCACGCCAAACAGCGCAAGACGGTGACCCGCTACATCGGCCTGACCGAGCCGGGCATCATCGCCGCGGAATCCCCCAACCCGATCGTCAACCACCTGGTGATCATGCCGGACATCGAGAAGCGCCTGGAGGCGTTCGTCCGCATCGGTCACGGCATCATCGTGTTTGCCGGTGGTGTCGGCACCGCCGAGGAGATCCTGTACCTGCTCGGTATCCTGCTGCGTGACGAGAACAAGGACCTGCCGTTCCCTCTGATCCTGACCGGCCCGACCGTGGCTGCGCCGTATTTCGAACAGATCGACCGCTTCATCCGGCTGACCCTGGGCGATGCCGCCGCAGAGCGTTACGAGATCATCATCGGCGACCCGGTTGCCGTGGCCAGGAAGATGTCCGCCGGCATCAAGCGCGTGCGCGAGCATCGCCTGGCGCAGAAGGATTCGTTCTTCTTCAACTGGTCCATCGAGATTCCGTGGGAGTACCAGCAGCCCTTCGTGCCGACGCATGAGGCCATGGCTGCACTGGATCTGCACCATGGGCGTGCGCCGCATGCCCTTGCGGCGGACCTGCGTCGTGCCTTCTCCGGCATCGTTGCCGGCAATGTGAAGGAGGATGGCATGCGCCGCATCGAGCAGTTCGGGCCGTTCCAGATCCACGGTGACCCGGACATGATGCAGGCCCTGGATGCGCTGCTGCGCGCCTTCGTCGAGCAGCGCCGGATGAAGATCTCCGGCGAGTACCAGCCCTGTTACCAGGTGCTGGCCTGA